The following nucleotide sequence is from Chitinophagales bacterium.
ATTCAGTTTGTGAAACAAGCTTGGGTCGAACGTTAGGGTTAGATACGTCGAAAATTATCATTCCATCCTGCGCTACGATTAAATGGTTATCTGAATATTTCATATCAGAAGTTGATATCAGCGGGGAATAGAAGGACAGTTGAACGATGGTCTGTGCTTTTGTTGAAAAACCCATAACGCTTAAGGCAACCCAAATAAAGAGTATTAAATTTTTTTTCATGATTTGTAGAATATTGAGGTTGTGATTTGAATAATTTAATTAAGTGTTTCGAAATTACTCCTGACAGGTGCAGCCAAAAAATCTATATTGTTGAATCGGAACTATTAATAGCTGAATGAGAATATCTTTTATTGTCTTTTATCAAAAATCAGCAATTGGTTCAGTAATCCAATACCTTCATTCGCAACAGTTAATTACCCATTTAGTGTTTTAAACTACTGTGAAACATAAGGTAATAATACATTCATGGGCATAAATAAAAACACAATGAAAAATTTTATCTTCTTAGGCCTGATACTGGTTATCTCTATTGCCCTTAACTTAAATGCCCAGGCGCCTAATCTTCAATGGCAGAAATCGTTAGGTGGAAGTGATAATGATGATGCATTCAGCATTGTTCAGACTACTGATGGAGGGTATTTAGTTGCGGGTCAAACTGCCTCTAACGATCAAAATGTAACCGGTAATCATGGGGAAGTTGATAGCTGGGTAGTAAAATTAAACCCTTCCGGTAATATTCAATGGCAACACACTCTGGGTGGTACAAATGATGAAGCGGCTTATGCAAGTCAGCAAACTTCTGATGGCGGTTACGTTGTTGCGGGGCAAGCCAACTCGACTAACGGAGATGTAATAGGCGGCCACGGAAGCTTTGACGCATGGGTTGTAAAGTTGGACGCAAATGGAATAATACAATGGCAAAATCCTCTTGGTGGAAGCGGTGTCGATTACGCCCTAAGTATAGCACAAACTATTGATGGTGGCTATATTGTTGGCGGACAATCTGATTCTAAGGATGGCGAAGTGACCGGGAATCATGGAGGTGAAGATGACTGGATTGTAAAATTGGATGCAAATGGAAATCTTCAATGGGAGCATTCCTATGGTGGCAGCGGTAACGAGGCTGTTTATAGCATTCAGCAAACTGCCGATGGGGGGTTTATTGCTGCAGGCAATTCTACCTCAAAGGATGGTGATGTTACCGGAGTACACGATATAGTATATGGAGATATGTGGATCATTAAATTGGATAATGCTGGTAACCTGGTTTGGCAGAAAGCCTTTGGAGGAAGCGATTACGATCAGGCGAACAGTATTCAGCAAACCAGCGATGGAGGCTTTATTGCAGCCGGATGGTCGCGATCAACCAATGGAGATGTAACTGGAGCACACGGCAATTACGATATGTGGATTGTTAAATTAGATATGGATGGGAATTTGAAATGGCAAAAAACTTTAGGGGGCAGCAGTACAGAGTATAGTTATAGCATTCAGCAAACACCTGATGGCGGGTATATTACTGCGGGACTAACTTCTTCTAACAATGGTGATATGAATGGTAACCATGGTGAATCAGATTTTTGGACGGTTAAACTTGATAAAAATGGCAATTTACAATGGCAGGAACCCCTCGGTGGAAATTTCTCTGATGAAGGCAGAAGCATAGATCGAACCAGTGAAGGCGGGTATATTGTTACAGGGTTTTCCAATTCGGATGAAGGTAACGTTTCCGGTAACCATGGTAATTATGATTTTTGGGTTGCCAAGCTCTTTTCATGTAATTGCATACCGCCGATTGATGGA
It contains:
- a CDS encoding T9SS type A sorting domain-containing protein, with amino-acid sequence MKNFIFLGLILVISIALNLNAQAPNLQWQKSLGGSDNDDAFSIVQTTDGGYLVAGQTASNDQNVTGNHGEVDSWVVKLNPSGNIQWQHTLGGTNDEAAYASQQTSDGGYVVAGQANSTNGDVIGGHGSFDAWVVKLDANGIIQWQNPLGGSGVDYALSIAQTIDGGYIVGGQSDSKDGEVTGNHGGEDDWIVKLDANGNLQWEHSYGGSGNEAVYSIQQTADGGFIAAGNSTSKDGDVTGVHDIVYGDMWIIKLDNAGNLVWQKAFGGSDYDQANSIQQTSDGGFIAAGWSRSTNGDVTGAHGNYDMWIVKLDMDGNLKWQKTLGGSSTEYSYSIQQTPDGGYITAGLTSSNNGDMNGNHGESDFWTVKLDKNGNLQWQEPLGGNFSDEGRSIDRTSEGGYIVTGFSNSDEGNVSGNHGNYDFWVAKLFSCNCIPPIDGLSAGSITASSSKVHWDTVACVTGYKIRYRTVGSSSWTTQKVNSNTNSKKLTGLIVGTDYEWEIASKCSANPNSYSSFSSLQTFTTASASFEKAYSETSEMNVIISPNPSSGQINLDIKSHENSLNIEVVNYAGQIVLNSNIVQENEDFHEQFDISVLPSGIYCIVIKSGSEMTSAKFVKQ